The proteins below come from a single Dermatophilaceae bacterium Soc4.6 genomic window:
- a CDS encoding DUF664 domain-containing protein: MSERGTLPFPEPTTAVADQREVLLGYLAYFRSVVSSKVADLDESTARASSLPSGWSPLELVHHLVHVERRWLDWGFEGQAIDDPWADQRDGRWHVPVGLTVGDLLETLDDRAELTRKVVLAHRLDELGRPSERWAGQPPASLERVLLHLVQEYARHAGHLDVVREILDGEQGEQGSARLTARSRRGA; the protein is encoded by the coding sequence GTGAGCGAGCGGGGCACCCTGCCGTTCCCCGAGCCGACCACCGCCGTGGCTGACCAGCGAGAGGTCCTGCTCGGTTACCTCGCCTACTTCCGCTCAGTGGTCTCGAGCAAGGTCGCCGACCTCGACGAGTCGACGGCGCGGGCCTCGTCCCTGCCGTCGGGGTGGTCACCGCTCGAGCTGGTCCACCACCTCGTCCACGTCGAACGCCGTTGGCTCGACTGGGGATTCGAGGGCCAGGCGATCGACGACCCGTGGGCTGACCAGCGTGACGGCCGGTGGCACGTGCCCGTCGGACTCACCGTCGGCGACCTGCTCGAGACGCTGGACGATCGGGCGGAGCTGACGAGGAAGGTCGTCCTGGCCCACCGGCTCGACGAGCTCGGCCGGCCGTCCGAGCGCTGGGCCGGTCAGCCGCCGGCGAGCCTCGAGCGGGTGCTCCTGCACCTCGTGCAGGAGTATGCCCGGCACGCGGGCCACCTCGACGTGGTGCGCGAGATCCTCGATGGGGAGCAGGGGGAGCAGGGGAGCGCGCGTCTGACGGCGAGGTCGCGCCGCGGCGCCTAG
- a CDS encoding Gfo/Idh/MocA family oxidoreductase, with protein MFSISAGATPAAVSTKGTATPPRTRYAVVGAGWRASVFLRMAYLMPDRFEVTGVVTRRAEAGAELEAQWGVATFRDVETLLATDRPDFVVLSVPWPVTPELTRQLVAAGVPVLAETPPAPDAGGLRALWHDVGASGLVQVAEQYALMPLNAARLAVVDSGLIGTASSALVSSTHLYHAVALMRRLLGVGREGATVRAQTFAAELVDPITPAGWTHDTSAKPATTTLAWVDFGGDRMGRYDFTDNQWWNPLRPDHLVVRGSAGEIWDETVVRMADEVTPMTSRLERAGTGTGMNYEGLDLTHVSLDGRVVWRNAFEGARLSDDDLAVAQLLAQTGAWVRGEGEPPYPLAEACHDHLVGLAIGEAAESGGSVRVEPDVWS; from the coding sequence GTGTTCTCCATCTCCGCCGGCGCCACCCCCGCCGCGGTCAGCACCAAGGGGACCGCGACGCCCCCACGCACCCGGTATGCCGTCGTCGGCGCCGGCTGGCGCGCGTCGGTCTTCCTGCGGATGGCCTACCTCATGCCGGACCGCTTCGAGGTGACCGGGGTCGTGACCCGGCGCGCCGAGGCCGGTGCCGAGCTGGAGGCGCAGTGGGGCGTGGCGACCTTCCGCGACGTCGAGACCCTGCTGGCGACAGACCGGCCCGACTTCGTGGTGCTGAGCGTGCCGTGGCCGGTGACGCCCGAGCTGACCCGCCAGCTCGTCGCCGCCGGTGTGCCCGTGCTCGCGGAGACGCCTCCGGCGCCCGACGCCGGGGGGCTGCGCGCGCTGTGGCACGACGTCGGTGCGAGCGGGCTCGTGCAGGTGGCCGAGCAGTATGCGCTCATGCCGCTGAACGCTGCTCGCCTCGCGGTCGTGGACAGCGGCCTCATCGGCACCGCGAGCTCGGCGCTGGTCAGCTCGACCCACCTCTACCACGCGGTCGCCCTCATGCGCCGCCTCCTCGGGGTCGGGCGGGAAGGGGCGACGGTGCGGGCGCAGACGTTCGCGGCCGAGCTGGTCGACCCCATCACGCCCGCCGGGTGGACGCACGACACGTCGGCGAAGCCGGCGACGACGACGCTCGCCTGGGTCGACTTCGGCGGCGACCGGATGGGTCGCTACGACTTCACCGACAACCAGTGGTGGAACCCGCTGCGGCCCGACCACCTGGTCGTGCGGGGATCGGCCGGCGAGATCTGGGACGAGACGGTGGTGCGCATGGCCGACGAGGTCACCCCGATGACCTCCCGGCTCGAGCGGGCCGGCACCGGCACCGGGATGAACTACGAGGGCCTCGACCTGACCCATGTCTCCCTCGACGGTCGGGTCGTGTGGCGCAACGCCTTCGAGGGTGCGCGCCTGTCCGACGACGACCTCGCGGTGGCGCAGCTGCTCGCGCAGACCGGCGCGTGGGTGCGGGGGGAGGGCGAGCCTCCCTACCCTCTCGCCGAGGCCTGTCACGACCACCTGGTCGGCCTCGCGATCGGCGAGGCCGCGGAGTCGGGTGGCAGCGTCCGCGTCGAGCCGGACGTCTGGAGCTGA
- a CDS encoding prolyl oligopeptidase family serine peptidase — protein sequence MTTTAPYGSWVSPITADLLTTSGVGLSDVTVDGSDVYWLEQRPTEGGREALVRLRGTVSQEVLPGDVGVRTMVHEYGGGAYDVRDGVIVFSTASDGRLHLVDGDGIRALTPDLPGRQLRYGDLQLDLARRRVVCVREDHRGGGEAVSTLVAVPLDGAPTAGLVLVGGHDFVASPRVSPDGEQLAWVTWEHPDMPWDSTVLWCGDAHGGDARVVDGAAGVSVGDVGWLADGRLMYASDRSGFWNLTIDGAPVHSVDRDCSDPAWVLGERTWVELPDGRILLREWRDARAQLVLVAPGGDAVDVAVSLVSTSRPSWSGGGVVMVARRERDAVAVVRVEPDGGRMTVLRSGADVPVEQAYLPQAQAVTWSDPRGRDVHGFLYRPRNPGFTGPAGELPPLVVQTHGGPTGHAIPALDLDHAYWTSRGVAVLDVNYGGSTAYGRAYRDRLRGQWGVVDVDDCCAGARAMAERGEADPARTAISGGSAGGYTTLAALTFRDVFTAGVSLYGIGDLETLVRDTHKFESRYADRLVGPYPEARALYVERSPVHHVDRLDCAMLLLHGADDAVVPPGQATSMAEAVRAKGKPVAVRIFAGEGHGFRAAQTRRAATEAQLSFYGQVFGFEPADEIRGQPVDNL from the coding sequence ATGACGACGACGGCGCCCTACGGCTCCTGGGTCTCCCCGATCACGGCCGACCTGCTCACCACCTCGGGGGTGGGCCTGTCGGACGTGACCGTCGACGGCAGCGACGTCTACTGGCTCGAGCAACGGCCCACCGAGGGCGGCCGGGAGGCGCTGGTGCGCCTGCGCGGCACCGTCTCGCAGGAGGTGCTGCCGGGCGACGTCGGCGTCCGCACGATGGTTCACGAGTACGGCGGGGGCGCCTACGACGTGCGCGACGGCGTCATCGTCTTCTCGACCGCGTCCGACGGTCGGCTGCACCTGGTCGACGGCGACGGCATCCGCGCGCTCACGCCGGACCTGCCCGGTCGGCAGCTGCGCTACGGCGACCTGCAGCTCGACCTGGCCCGGCGTCGGGTGGTCTGCGTGCGGGAGGACCACCGAGGCGGTGGTGAGGCCGTCAGCACGCTGGTGGCGGTCCCGCTCGACGGCGCCCCCACGGCCGGGCTCGTCCTGGTCGGCGGGCACGACTTCGTCGCCTCCCCCCGGGTGTCGCCCGACGGCGAGCAGCTGGCGTGGGTCACCTGGGAGCACCCCGACATGCCGTGGGACTCCACCGTGCTGTGGTGCGGTGACGCCCACGGCGGTGACGCACGCGTCGTCGACGGCGCCGCCGGGGTGTCGGTCGGCGACGTCGGGTGGCTGGCCGACGGCAGGCTGATGTATGCCAGTGACCGCTCCGGCTTCTGGAACCTCACGATCGACGGGGCACCGGTTCACTCCGTCGACCGCGACTGCTCCGACCCGGCCTGGGTGCTCGGTGAGCGCACCTGGGTCGAGCTGCCGGACGGCCGGATCCTGCTGCGCGAGTGGCGCGACGCCCGAGCCCAGCTGGTGCTGGTGGCGCCCGGAGGCGACGCCGTCGACGTCGCGGTGTCGCTCGTCAGCACGAGCCGGCCGTCGTGGTCGGGCGGCGGGGTGGTGATGGTGGCCCGGCGGGAGCGCGACGCCGTCGCGGTCGTCCGGGTCGAGCCGGACGGGGGCCGGATGACGGTCCTGCGCTCGGGCGCGGACGTGCCGGTCGAGCAGGCCTACCTGCCGCAGGCGCAGGCGGTGACCTGGTCGGACCCACGGGGTCGTGACGTGCACGGCTTCCTCTACCGGCCGCGCAACCCCGGGTTCACCGGGCCCGCGGGGGAGCTGCCGCCCTTGGTGGTCCAGACCCACGGGGGGCCGACGGGCCACGCGATCCCGGCGCTCGACCTCGACCACGCGTACTGGACCAGCCGCGGCGTCGCGGTCCTCGACGTCAACTACGGCGGCAGCACGGCCTACGGGCGGGCCTACCGTGACCGGCTGCGCGGGCAGTGGGGGGTGGTCGACGTCGACGACTGCTGCGCCGGGGCGCGGGCGATGGCCGAGCGTGGTGAGGCCGACCCGGCGCGGACGGCAATCTCCGGGGGGAGCGCGGGCGGCTACACGACGCTGGCGGCGCTCACCTTCCGCGACGTCTTCACCGCCGGCGTCAGCCTCTACGGGATCGGCGACCTCGAGACCCTGGTGCGTGACACGCACAAGTTCGAGTCGCGGTATGCCGACCGGCTCGTGGGGCCCTATCCCGAGGCCCGCGCGCTCTACGTCGAGCGCTCACCCGTGCACCACGTCGACCGGCTCGACTGCGCCATGCTGCTCCTGCACGGAGCGGACGACGCCGTCGTCCCCCCGGGCCAGGCGACCTCGATGGCCGAGGCGGTGCGCGCCAAGGGCAAGCCGGTGGCGGTGCGGATCTTCGCCGGGGAGGGGCACGGCTTCCGTGCGGCGCAGACGCGACGGGCGGCGACGGAGGCGCAGCTGTCGTTCTACGGCCAGGTCTTCGGCTTCGAGCCGGCTGACGAGATCCGAGGGCAACCGGTCGACAACCTGTAG
- a CDS encoding acyl-CoA dehydrogenase family protein — translation MPTHEVTNQVPPLTAYDLFGSDPVLTESLARWGDPVDADGLHRLGRQAGTDEAQLWGDQADRNPPRLVTHDPRGVRIDEVEFHPAWHELLAVAVGHGLTAGPWLRPAGTGAHLRRAAGFMVWSQVEAGHGCPVSMTYAAAPALAADPTLAARWLPLLASRSYDPGLKPVSRKYSALAGMGMTEKQGGSDVRANTTRAVATPGGPLPGETYRLTGHKWFTSAPMNDVFLVLAQTGAGPTCFVVPRVLDDATRNPFALQRLKDKLGNRSNASSEVELDGTWGSRLGDEGRGVRAIIDMVGATRLDCVLGSAATMRQALVRAVHHARHRSAFGRLLVDQPAMTNVLADLALESEAASLLGLRLAHAVDEGDTAFSRLAVAIGKFWVCKRTSPMVAEALECLGGNGYVEENRLARLYRDAPLNSVWEGSGNVNALDVVRAVSREPLSVEAFSKEVTLARGADPLLDAAIDDVLARVEALGTADDPGAVEFAARRLVSDLALTLQAALMVRHSPAPVAEAFVASRLGSTPGRTFGSLGTDLAGVAPLVVDRAFAGL, via the coding sequence ATGCCGACCCACGAGGTGACGAACCAGGTGCCGCCCCTGACGGCCTACGACCTCTTCGGGAGCGACCCGGTGCTCACCGAGTCGCTGGCCCGCTGGGGCGACCCCGTCGACGCCGACGGCCTCCACCGCCTCGGCCGCCAGGCCGGCACCGACGAGGCGCAGCTGTGGGGCGACCAGGCCGACCGCAACCCGCCGCGACTGGTCACCCACGACCCGCGGGGTGTGCGCATCGACGAGGTCGAGTTCCACCCCGCCTGGCACGAGCTGCTCGCGGTCGCGGTCGGCCACGGACTCACCGCCGGCCCCTGGCTGCGGCCGGCGGGCACCGGGGCGCACCTGCGGCGGGCCGCCGGCTTCATGGTCTGGAGCCAGGTCGAGGCCGGGCACGGCTGCCCCGTCTCCATGACGTATGCCGCCGCCCCGGCTCTCGCCGCCGACCCCACCCTCGCGGCACGCTGGCTCCCCCTGCTCGCCTCGCGCAGCTACGACCCCGGGCTGAAGCCCGTCTCCCGCAAGTACAGCGCCCTCGCCGGCATGGGGATGACGGAGAAGCAGGGCGGCTCCGACGTGCGGGCCAACACGACCAGGGCCGTGGCGACCCCCGGCGGGCCCCTGCCGGGTGAGACCTACCGCCTCACCGGTCACAAGTGGTTCACCTCCGCCCCCATGAACGACGTCTTCCTCGTGCTCGCCCAGACCGGTGCCGGCCCGACCTGCTTCGTCGTGCCCCGGGTGCTCGACGACGCCACCCGCAACCCCTTCGCCCTGCAACGGCTCAAGGACAAGCTCGGCAACCGCAGCAACGCCTCCTCCGAGGTCGAGCTCGACGGCACCTGGGGCTCGCGCCTCGGCGACGAGGGCCGCGGGGTCCGCGCCATCATCGACATGGTCGGGGCAACCCGCCTCGACTGCGTGCTCGGGTCCGCCGCCACCATGCGCCAGGCGCTCGTGCGGGCCGTGCACCATGCCCGCCACCGGTCGGCCTTCGGGCGGCTGCTGGTCGACCAGCCGGCCATGACCAACGTGCTCGCCGACCTCGCGCTCGAGTCGGAGGCCGCCTCGCTGCTCGGCCTGCGGCTCGCCCACGCCGTCGACGAGGGCGACACCGCCTTCTCGCGCCTCGCCGTCGCCATCGGCAAGTTCTGGGTCTGCAAGCGCACCTCCCCGATGGTGGCCGAGGCGCTGGAGTGCCTGGGCGGCAACGGATACGTCGAGGAGAACCGGCTCGCCCGGCTCTATCGCGACGCCCCCCTCAACTCGGTCTGGGAGGGCTCGGGCAACGTCAACGCGCTCGACGTCGTCAGGGCGGTGTCTCGGGAACCCTTATCGGTCGAAGCCTTCTCCAAGGAAGTGACCTTGGCCCGCGGCGCCGACCCCCTCCTCGACGCGGCCATCGACGACGTCCTCGCGCGGGTGGAGGCGCTCGGCACCGCTGACGATCCCGGCGCCGTGGAGTTCGCGGCCCGGCGCCTGGTGAGCGACCTCGCCCTCACCCTGCAGGCCGCGCTCATGGTCCGGCACTCCCCCGCCCCGGTCGCTGAGGCCTTCGTCGCCAGCCGCCTGGGATCGACGCCCGGGCGCACCTTCGGCTCGCTCGGGACCGACCTCGCCGGCGTGGCGCCGCTCGTCGTCGACCGGGCCTTCGCCGGGCTCTGA
- a CDS encoding YihY/virulence factor BrkB family protein — protein sequence MTLRARVSRRLERVRGASTLARLVLETVRACLRYRVTGLASEAAFFMLLSLPPLVLGLFGGVGYVGRWLGPDTVARVVDAIQRYAARFLTAESISQVLVPTVQDVFSNGRYELVSIGFLLSLWSGSRALNVFVDTISIMYGQSGVRGIVGTRALSFSLYLLGMLVGVLIFPLLLLGPSLIDSWLPEGARAVGLLYWPVVVLATVAVLTTLFHIATPMRAPWWRDVPGAVLALVIWSLASFVVRASVDASLGGTSIYGPLSAPIVVLIWLYALAIAVLIGAGLNAATRVVWPVETHESARARLVARLRTAFSERRLAALARRARVVPPRAEGVDPTVREVLAEERQFVDPRWEEQPSSAGTAGAGRSAS from the coding sequence GTGACCCTCCGTGCCCGCGTCAGCCGTCGGCTCGAGCGGGTGCGTGGCGCGTCGACCCTCGCCCGCCTCGTGCTCGAGACCGTGCGGGCCTGCCTGCGGTACCGGGTGACCGGGCTGGCCTCCGAGGCGGCGTTCTTCATGCTGCTCTCGCTGCCGCCGCTGGTGCTCGGGCTCTTCGGTGGGGTGGGCTACGTCGGGCGCTGGCTGGGGCCCGACACGGTGGCCCGTGTCGTCGACGCCATCCAGCGGTATGCCGCCCGCTTCCTCACCGCCGAGAGCATCAGCCAGGTGCTCGTGCCGACGGTGCAGGACGTCTTCAGCAACGGTCGCTACGAGCTGGTGTCGATCGGCTTCCTGCTGTCGCTGTGGTCGGGTTCGCGCGCCCTCAACGTCTTCGTCGACACGATCTCGATCATGTACGGCCAGAGCGGGGTGCGGGGTATCGTCGGCACCCGGGCGCTGTCCTTCTCGCTCTACCTGCTGGGCATGCTCGTCGGGGTGCTGATCTTCCCTCTGCTGCTGCTCGGTCCGTCGCTCATCGACTCGTGGCTGCCCGAGGGGGCCCGTGCCGTGGGGCTGCTCTACTGGCCCGTCGTGGTCCTCGCGACGGTCGCGGTGCTCACGACCCTCTTCCACATCGCGACCCCGATGCGGGCTCCCTGGTGGCGCGACGTGCCCGGGGCGGTGCTCGCCCTGGTCATCTGGTCGCTGGCGTCCTTCGTGGTGCGAGCGTCGGTGGACGCATCGCTGGGCGGGACCTCGATCTACGGCCCGCTGTCGGCGCCGATCGTCGTGCTCATCTGGCTCTACGCCCTCGCCATCGCGGTGCTGATCGGGGCGGGCCTGAACGCGGCGACGCGGGTGGTCTGGCCCGTCGAGACCCACGAGAGCGCGAGGGCACGCCTCGTGGCTCGACTGCGCACGGCCTTCTCCGAGCGTCGCCTCGCCGCGTTGGCGCGCAGGGCGCGGGTGGTCCCCCCGCGGGCCGAGGGCGTCGACCCGACGGTGCGGGAGGTGCTCGCCGAGGAGCGGCAGTTCGTCGACCCCCGGTGGGAGGAGCAGCCCTCGTCGGCCGGCACCGCAGGCGCCGGCCGGTCGGCCTCCTGA
- a CDS encoding excisionase family DNA-binding protein, whose product MANTARRSYESIAQAADRIGVSQRTLRRRIADGSLRAYRLGPRIIRLNATEVDDLMVPVR is encoded by the coding sequence ATGGCAAACACCGCGAGACGAAGCTATGAATCGATCGCCCAGGCCGCCGACCGGATTGGCGTCAGCCAGCGGACACTCCGACGGCGCATTGCTGACGGGAGCCTCCGCGCCTACAGGCTCGGACCGCGCATCATCCGCCTGAACGCCACTGAGGTGGACGACCTGATGGTCCCTGTTCGCTGA
- a CDS encoding LLM class flavin-dependent oxidoreductase, whose product MTTRRGLFVAPFDPLADPRVVGDLAREAEAAGWDGFFVWDHLQYGERVAAIADAWTCCAAVAMRTERLLFGPMVTPLARRRPQVLARQASSLSVLSSGRFVLGLGLGDDGVEEFSAFGDQADPMVRGRMLDEGLEVLTALMTGSPVDYEGAHYAARDVRFRPAPAVPVWLAGRFGNQAPLRRAVKHDGFFVIGLDGPDDLDEVTAALAEHDPPPGFEVVVALQPDQDPATWVDRGASWVLTRIGPFDLDLAEVRRIVASGP is encoded by the coding sequence ATGACCACGCGCCGCGGGCTCTTCGTCGCACCCTTTGATCCCCTGGCTGACCCGCGGGTGGTCGGCGACCTGGCCCGGGAAGCCGAGGCGGCCGGCTGGGACGGATTCTTCGTCTGGGACCACCTGCAGTACGGCGAGCGGGTCGCCGCGATCGCCGACGCGTGGACCTGTTGCGCGGCCGTCGCGATGCGGACCGAGCGGTTGCTGTTTGGCCCGATGGTGACCCCGCTGGCGCGGCGCCGACCCCAGGTCCTGGCCCGGCAGGCATCCAGCCTGTCGGTACTCTCGAGTGGCCGGTTCGTCCTCGGCCTGGGGCTGGGTGACGACGGGGTCGAAGAGTTCAGTGCGTTCGGCGACCAAGCAGATCCGATGGTGCGCGGCCGGATGCTCGACGAGGGGCTCGAGGTCCTCACCGCGCTGATGACCGGAAGCCCCGTCGACTACGAAGGAGCTCACTACGCCGCTCGAGATGTCCGCTTCCGCCCGGCTCCTGCTGTGCCGGTCTGGCTGGCAGGCCGGTTCGGCAACCAGGCGCCGCTGCGCCGGGCCGTGAAGCATGACGGCTTTTTCGTCATCGGCCTGGACGGTCCCGATGACCTTGACGAGGTAACCGCTGCTCTTGCCGAGCACGACCCGCCTCCGGGCTTCGAGGTGGTGGTCGCCCTTCAGCCCGACCAGGACCCCGCCACGTGGGTGGACCGCGGCGCCTCTTGGGTGCTGACGCGTATCGGCCCGTTCGACCTCGACCTCGCCGAGGTCCGACGGATCGTCGCGTCGGGTCCCTAA
- the istA gene encoding IS21 family transposase: MISVEDWAEIRRLYQGEGLPIAAVARRLGVARNTVKKALASDHPPKYERPVTGSAVDAFELAIRELLQATPTMPATVIAQRIGWDRSLTVLKDRVRELRPVYLPPDPASRTVYLPGQRMQCDLWFPPVDVPLGFGQVGRPPVLVMAAGYSRMLFAVMIPTRQGPDLIAGHWLLLQRVGAVPRELVLDNESAVGSWRAGKPKLTDEFEAFRGTLGIGVHQCRSRDPEAKGIVERANGYLETSFLPGRAFTGPGDFNTQLSQWLTLANTRVVRRIGCAPTQRWEADQAGMLALPPVAPLIGWRAQVRLPRDHYVRIDANDYSVDPAAVGRRVEVSADLGAVVITAAGRTVGVHERCWARHQTLTDPVHHRAALELAHRAAHRPAPELSDEVEERDLAAYDSAFGLTGEDVA, from the coding sequence GTGATCAGTGTGGAGGACTGGGCCGAGATCCGTCGGTTGTATCAGGGCGAGGGGTTGCCGATCGCAGCTGTGGCACGCCGGTTGGGCGTCGCGAGGAACACGGTGAAGAAGGCGTTGGCCAGCGACCATCCGCCGAAGTACGAGCGGCCGGTGACGGGGTCGGCTGTGGACGCGTTCGAGCTGGCGATCCGGGAGTTGCTGCAGGCGACGCCCACGATGCCGGCCACAGTGATCGCGCAACGGATCGGGTGGGATCGGTCGCTGACAGTGTTGAAGGACCGGGTGCGGGAGCTGCGGCCGGTGTACCTGCCGCCGGACCCGGCCTCGCGCACGGTGTACCTGCCGGGTCAGCGGATGCAGTGCGACTTGTGGTTCCCGCCGGTCGACGTGCCACTGGGCTTCGGGCAGGTCGGGCGGCCGCCGGTGTTGGTGATGGCGGCTGGGTACTCGCGGATGTTGTTCGCGGTGATGATCCCGACGCGTCAGGGCCCGGACCTGATCGCGGGGCACTGGCTGCTGCTGCAACGGGTCGGTGCGGTGCCGCGGGAGCTGGTGTTGGACAACGAGTCCGCCGTGGGGTCGTGGCGGGCGGGGAAGCCGAAGCTGACCGACGAGTTCGAGGCGTTCCGTGGGACCTTGGGTATCGGGGTCCACCAGTGCCGATCTCGTGACCCGGAGGCCAAGGGCATCGTGGAACGCGCGAACGGCTACCTCGAGACCTCGTTCCTACCCGGGCGAGCCTTCACCGGGCCGGGCGACTTCAACACCCAGCTGAGTCAGTGGCTGACCCTGGCGAACACGCGCGTGGTCCGACGGATCGGGTGCGCACCCACCCAGCGGTGGGAAGCCGACCAGGCAGGGATGCTGGCGCTGCCGCCGGTAGCTCCACTGATTGGGTGGCGGGCCCAGGTCCGGCTCCCGCGGGATCATTACGTCCGGATCGACGCCAATGACTACTCGGTCGACCCGGCCGCTGTCGGCCGGCGGGTCGAGGTGTCCGCGGACCTGGGCGCTGTCGTGATCACCGCCGCCGGGCGCACGGTGGGCGTCCACGAGCGGTGCTGGGCCCGACACCAGACCCTGACCGATCCCGTGCACCACCGGGCCGCGCTCGAGCTCGCTCACCGTGCCGCTCACCGACCGGCACCTGAGCTGAGCGACGAGGTCGAGGAGCGTGACCTTGCCGCCTACGATTCCGCGTTCGGGCTCACTGGTGAGGACGTGGCCTGA
- a CDS encoding ATP-binding protein: MPPRTRADATLDSTTSPAAAGASNAGRDVSAELVFLTRALKAPTLREAVPRLAERARAELWSHEEFLTACLQREVSARDAHGGEGRIRAARFPSQKSLEDFDFDYARGLKRDVIAHLGTLDFITGKENVVFLGPAVIRGSGL; this comes from the coding sequence ATGCCGCCACGGACGAGAGCAGACGCGACCCTCGATTCCACCACCTCGCCGGCAGCTGCCGGTGCCAGCAACGCCGGGCGTGACGTCAGCGCCGAGTTGGTGTTCCTGACCCGTGCCCTGAAGGCTCCTACCCTGCGTGAAGCGGTACCGCGGCTGGCCGAGCGGGCCCGCGCCGAGCTGTGGTCGCACGAGGAGTTCCTCACCGCCTGCCTTCAGCGGGAGGTGTCGGCCCGCGACGCCCACGGCGGCGAAGGGCGGATCCGAGCGGCCCGGTTCCCCTCACAAAAGTCATTGGAGGACTTCGACTTCGACTATGCCCGCGGACTGAAACGTGACGTCATCGCCCACCTCGGCACCCTCGACTTCATCACCGGTAAAGAGAACGTCGTCTTCCTCGGCCCCGCCGTTATCAGGGGGTCAGGCTTGTAG
- a CDS encoding DUF6262 family protein, which produces MTANRDQRVAALTAAAKAKSAAKTTAAEQALRALIKRGEAITFQAVQREAGVSHAFLYNHPELRGRIERLREQSRPPSRTPTAPADVESTLVLALTAQITALKQRHRQEVRALRAALEQAHGENLDLRRELARRGHTLTSAPATARLVASIATTS; this is translated from the coding sequence GTGACCGCGAACCGTGACCAACGCGTCGCCGCGCTGACCGCCGCGGCCAAGGCCAAGTCCGCAGCGAAGACCACGGCCGCCGAGCAAGCCCTCCGCGCCCTGATCAAACGCGGCGAGGCCATCACCTTCCAGGCCGTCCAACGCGAGGCCGGCGTCTCCCACGCCTTCCTCTACAACCACCCCGAACTCCGCGGCCGCATCGAACGGCTCCGCGAGCAGAGCCGCCCCCCGTCGCGCACCCCAACCGCGCCAGCAGACGTCGAGAGCACCCTCGTACTCGCCCTGACCGCTCAGATCACCGCCCTGAAACAGCGGCACCGTCAGGAAGTCCGTGCTCTACGCGCCGCCCTCGAACAAGCCCACGGGGAGAACCTCGACCTACGCCGAGAGCTCGCCCGCCGAGGCCACACCCTCACCAGCGCCCCCGCCACCGCCCGACTCGTCGCATCGATCGCAACAACGTCCTGA